A single genomic interval of Porphyromonas sp. oral taxon 275 harbors:
- a CDS encoding glycosyltransferase family 4 protein gives MYKDANPGDFNFIPTSQGEGPKLKKLWLFLRSLPIFIFYMLFREIKVVHIHSSSHLSFYRKSLYVLLAKLFGKKVILHIHGGFFVPFYQSHRSYCSRVFKLVDRVLTVSDYLREQLKPMLPQGIALQTCYNPIPEPNLRTGSCVPDSPDKIQVLFFGTMNENKGIMNILDCLAANRDTLANQVEVHLCGVGPLQRIVDQRVQDSLSDFTTYHGWVTGPQKQELLRQAQIYLQPSEFESLGIGIMEAMSYGSAIVASNRGGIPELVKNDVNGILIPSQSSEAIYQALVLLAKDNERRIRYGNNSKKLAERFYLPQIMLQLKEIYSSLIEGALISGTH, from the coding sequence ATGTACAAAGACGCCAACCCTGGAGATTTTAACTTTATTCCGACCTCTCAAGGAGAGGGTCCCAAACTCAAGAAACTGTGGCTTTTTCTCCGCTCCCTTCCGATTTTCATATTTTACATGCTCTTTAGGGAGATTAAAGTGGTACATATTCACAGCTCCTCTCATCTATCCTTCTATCGGAAATCCCTCTATGTACTTTTAGCTAAGCTTTTTGGAAAAAAGGTAATCCTACATATTCATGGGGGATTCTTTGTCCCTTTCTATCAATCTCACAGATCTTATTGTAGTCGGGTATTTAAACTCGTAGATCGAGTACTGACTGTCTCTGATTATCTCCGAGAACAGCTTAAGCCTATGCTTCCTCAAGGCATAGCTCTACAAACCTGCTATAACCCTATTCCTGAGCCGAACCTAAGGACAGGATCTTGTGTCCCTGACTCCCCTGATAAGATACAGGTTCTATTCTTTGGAACCATGAATGAGAATAAAGGGATTATGAACATTCTAGACTGTCTAGCGGCGAATCGAGATACCCTAGCAAACCAAGTAGAGGTACACCTCTGCGGTGTGGGCCCCCTTCAGAGAATCGTTGATCAACGAGTACAGGACTCTCTTTCTGATTTTACGACCTACCACGGATGGGTTACAGGACCGCAAAAACAAGAGTTATTGAGGCAAGCTCAAATTTACCTCCAACCTTCAGAGTTTGAATCTTTAGGGATCGGTATTATGGAGGCGATGAGTTACGGATCTGCCATTGTAGCCTCAAATCGAGGAGGAATTCCTGAGCTCGTGAAGAACGATGTTAATGGTATACTTATCCCATCGCAGAGCTCAGAAGCCATCTACCAAGCACTCGTTCTTCTAGCGAAGGATAACGAGCGACGAATACGGTATGGGAATAATAGCAAAAAGCTAGCAGAACGATTCTACCTCCCCCAGATTATGCTACAACTTAAAGAAATCTATAGTTCTTTAATTGAAGGCGCTCTAATTAGCGGCACCCATTAA
- a CDS encoding glycosyltransferase family 4 protein: MKVISILCNFHVRGGAQNVCIQLALKLNEGEAIILTDTPVDQIHPHYRSFERLTFIPLSWGALRRYSQIEDVVFLSHHRKYTSFLLPFLYLLRRKGRLIHVAHSTFSSLKSLSFFPKHIIAVSNTVKDNLINYFGVAERRVRVIYNGLPDLTLLPHKKETSTTIKILFPARIDPGKQQLRLVKELATILPSHIVLHFAGVGPDYDALKEAIAPYHNIKALGFVNVQELLPDYDYVMLFSLNEGLGLSLIEGLRAARPILTGSIPVFREINEDQITGFIYKDFEDLKARIGELPPPESDQYQVLSRNARERYLQLFREEDMIAAYKATLEEIIQDN; encoded by the coding sequence ATGAAGGTCATATCTATCTTATGCAATTTTCATGTCCGGGGAGGAGCCCAGAACGTATGTATACAACTCGCCCTGAAGCTGAATGAGGGTGAAGCAATTATTCTTACGGACACCCCGGTAGACCAAATACATCCTCATTATAGGTCCTTTGAGCGCCTAACCTTTATCCCTCTTTCTTGGGGAGCACTCAGAAGGTATTCTCAGATCGAAGATGTTGTCTTTCTCTCGCATCATCGCAAATATACCTCCTTCCTCCTACCCTTTCTCTATCTGCTGAGACGTAAAGGCCGGCTTATTCATGTCGCACACAGCACGTTTTCGTCTCTCAAGTCATTGAGCTTTTTCCCTAAGCATATCATTGCTGTATCGAATACAGTCAAGGACAATCTCATTAACTACTTTGGGGTAGCTGAGCGGCGGGTACGTGTGATATATAATGGACTTCCAGATCTTACCCTATTACCACATAAGAAAGAAACCTCAACAACTATCAAAATTCTTTTCCCAGCCCGTATTGATCCTGGGAAGCAACAGTTACGTTTAGTCAAAGAGTTAGCAACAATACTTCCCTCACATATAGTCCTTCATTTCGCAGGGGTAGGTCCAGACTATGATGCTCTCAAAGAAGCTATTGCACCCTATCATAACATAAAGGCCCTCGGTTTTGTGAATGTCCAAGAACTTCTCCCTGATTATGACTATGTAATGCTCTTTTCTCTAAATGAAGGCCTCGGATTGTCTCTGATCGAAGGCCTACGGGCGGCTCGACCTATATTGACTGGTAGCATCCCCGTATTTCGAGAAATTAATGAGGATCAAATCACAGGATTTATATATAAGGATTTTGAGGATCTCAAAGCCCGCATAGGAGAGCTCCCTCCCCCTGAATCCGATCAGTACCAAGTTCTTTCTCGTAATGCGAGAGAGAGATATCTTCAGCTCTTCAGGGAAGAGGATATGATAGCCGCCTATAAGGCTACCCTAGAGGAAATCATCCAGGACAATTAA
- a CDS encoding lipopolysaccharide biosynthesis protein, translating to MASEHKRIAKNTLYLYLRMILVLGVSLYSSRVLLQSLGVVDLGIYNLIGGIIVSLSFLNSSLAGASSRFITYALGEGIVEKVRAYYATLQFLHLALAILLLVVTQLFAHYLVYSILDIPVDRADTAFWLLQCSAISAAVSIIAVPDNSLIMAHERMDIYAYIAIGEAMLKLLSVCLLSYLDADRLLYFGVFTLVSQIIIRLAYLIVCRSKFKQERAKPRYDKAIGKEVLGFVGWNASGSLSVIGYTQGINILLNLFFGPVANAARGFAVQIQAAVENIILGFQTAVRPQIIKQYALGNKEEVYKLVLISSKYGFFLTLLLVAPLFTSIEAILRLWLGEVPPYTVGMSVMFLCVELVSPLKIPLLTAIHATGNIRRFQIFEGGILLLVIPAAYLLLKFTSISPSQVIGVYLLAECVAQLVRLYIVATQTGLSIRRYLYFLSPIVGVSMVLFALGYVLRGYITGSDLVAIGLRSLSVSALGILTIYMIGLRRNERNQILGFIKAKLWKRPSKL from the coding sequence ATGGCATCCGAGCATAAGCGCATCGCGAAGAACACGCTGTACCTCTACCTGCGCATGATCTTGGTGCTTGGGGTCAGTTTGTATTCCTCCCGTGTATTGCTTCAGAGTCTAGGGGTGGTAGACTTGGGTATATACAATCTCATCGGGGGAATCATCGTATCCTTATCCTTCCTCAATTCCTCACTGGCTGGGGCCTCATCGCGCTTCATCACCTACGCATTGGGGGAGGGGATCGTGGAGAAGGTGCGGGCCTACTATGCAACTTTGCAATTCCTTCATCTTGCGCTTGCGATTCTTCTCTTAGTCGTCACGCAGCTCTTTGCCCACTACCTTGTTTACTCTATACTCGACATCCCTGTAGACCGAGCTGACACAGCTTTCTGGCTACTACAATGCTCTGCGATCTCTGCCGCAGTATCCATCATCGCGGTGCCAGACAACTCGCTAATCATGGCGCATGAGCGAATGGATATATATGCCTACATTGCCATCGGCGAGGCTATGCTTAAGCTCCTATCCGTCTGTCTACTTAGTTATCTTGACGCTGATCGACTCCTCTACTTTGGGGTCTTCACGCTCGTCTCCCAGATTATCATTCGGCTGGCATACCTCATTGTCTGCCGCTCCAAATTCAAACAGGAGCGAGCCAAACCAAGATACGACAAGGCTATCGGCAAGGAGGTTCTCGGCTTCGTAGGCTGGAATGCCTCAGGCAGCCTTTCCGTGATTGGCTACACTCAAGGCATCAATATTCTACTCAATCTCTTCTTCGGCCCAGTCGCTAATGCGGCCCGGGGGTTCGCTGTACAAATACAGGCAGCAGTAGAGAACATAATTTTAGGCTTCCAGACAGCTGTACGCCCACAAATTATCAAGCAATACGCCCTCGGCAACAAAGAAGAGGTGTATAAGCTCGTTCTTATATCCTCCAAATACGGCTTCTTCCTTACTCTTTTATTGGTCGCTCCTCTATTCACGTCAATAGAAGCCATACTCCGGCTATGGCTTGGAGAGGTCCCCCCTTATACGGTTGGAATGTCTGTCATGTTCCTCTGTGTTGAACTCGTCTCTCCTCTGAAGATCCCCCTCCTTACAGCAATACATGCTACGGGAAACATTCGGAGATTCCAGATCTTCGAAGGGGGCATACTTCTGCTTGTCATTCCAGCTGCGTATCTTTTACTCAAGTTCACTAGCATATCCCCCTCTCAAGTCATCGGAGTATATCTACTAGCAGAGTGCGTAGCCCAGCTCGTACGTCTATATATAGTAGCAACCCAGACGGGCCTTTCTATACGACGCTATCTATACTTTCTTTCCCCAATCGTAGGGGTATCCATGGTCTTGTTTGCACTGGGCTATGTACTCAGAGGATATATTACGGGGTCAGATTTGGTAGCTATTGGACTTCGGAGTCTTAGTGTGTCAGCACTAGGTATCCTTACAATCTATATGATTGGTCTCAGGAGAAATGAACGCAACCAAATTTTAGGGTTCATTAAGGCAAAATTATGGAAGCGCCCCAGCAAGCTGTAG
- a CDS encoding DapH/DapD/GlmU-related protein, whose product MIITTLRHHLRRAILWAHHITLTRIYKMDIHPSASISFGAILDRANPHGVHIGADSYVASGALILAHNYVYASHGETHIGERCFIGANAIIMCGVTIGDEVIVGAGAVVTKDVPSHSIIGGNPARIIRSNIRTKRFGQLVQ is encoded by the coding sequence ATGATAATTACCACACTCAGACATCATTTGAGGAGGGCAATTCTATGGGCTCACCATATTACCCTTACTCGTATCTATAAGATGGACATACACCCTTCAGCCAGTATATCTTTCGGGGCAATCTTAGATAGAGCGAATCCTCACGGAGTACACATTGGAGCAGACTCTTATGTTGCCTCAGGAGCCCTTATTCTGGCCCATAACTATGTTTATGCAAGTCATGGAGAGACACACATAGGAGAGCGCTGTTTCATCGGAGCAAATGCCATCATCATGTGTGGTGTGACCATTGGAGACGAAGTCATTGTGGGTGCGGGCGCTGTTGTTACCAAAGATGTACCCTCTCATTCAATAATTGGAGGAAACCCAGCGCGGATTATCAGGTCTAACATACGGACAAAACGATTCGGACAACTCGTACAATGA
- a CDS encoding glycosyltransferase family 1 protein yields the protein MSTVIFLRHKTLGQNSIEELAASLQQGIGQVVLKTFPAPSVNIWGMLKNIVFAIKHAGEVNHLSAPVESYVLPFIRGKKIVTWHDVSTALQSRSRLKKFLRFNVSMRWPMRYADFIVAISESTRRELESIYPQGAAKIRVIPNSYNRLFTYTPARSAFEMHSPVILHIGTAKRKNLERVIPALEGIDCILRIVGRLSADQTLLLDKHQISFTQESDVSLERIIELYRESDIISFPSLYEGFGMPIIEAGAIGRPVVSSRAGAIPEIAQDSVCYVDPEDISSIRSGFLRVIHEENYRKELIEKGRSNAQRYSPAHMCSAYADLYESLSR from the coding sequence ATGTCGACTGTTATTTTCCTCCGACATAAGACGCTTGGGCAAAACAGTATTGAGGAGCTTGCCGCTTCGCTTCAGCAAGGGATAGGTCAAGTTGTTCTTAAAACCTTCCCTGCACCCAGTGTTAATATATGGGGTATGCTAAAGAACATTGTATTTGCAATAAAGCATGCTGGAGAGGTTAATCATCTGTCAGCTCCTGTAGAAAGCTATGTATTACCTTTCATAAGGGGAAAGAAGATTGTTACTTGGCATGATGTATCAACGGCATTGCAATCCCGATCTAGGCTCAAGAAATTTTTGCGTTTCAACGTCTCCATGCGCTGGCCTATGCGCTATGCAGACTTTATTGTAGCCATCTCTGAATCCACCCGGCGTGAACTTGAGAGCATCTACCCTCAAGGAGCAGCAAAGATTCGTGTCATTCCCAACTCCTATAATAGGCTCTTCACCTACACCCCCGCTCGATCTGCGTTTGAGATGCATTCCCCGGTGATACTGCATATAGGTACGGCCAAGCGCAAAAATCTAGAACGTGTAATTCCTGCGCTTGAGGGCATAGATTGTATCCTGCGTATTGTGGGGAGACTCTCTGCAGATCAGACCTTACTACTAGACAAACATCAGATATCTTTCACCCAAGAATCGGATGTGTCGCTAGAGCGTATCATCGAGCTGTATAGAGAATCCGATATTATCAGCTTCCCGTCACTGTATGAAGGCTTCGGTATGCCTATTATTGAGGCTGGAGCTATAGGACGCCCAGTCGTCAGCAGCCGAGCTGGCGCTATCCCTGAAATAGCACAGGACTCCGTATGCTATGTTGATCCAGAAGATATATCTAGTATACGCTCTGGTTTTCTACGTGTCATTCATGAGGAAAACTACCGAAAGGAACTGATAGAGAAGGGACGTTCGAACGCACAACGCTATAGCCCTGCCCATATGTGTTCCGCTTACGCAGATCTATATGAAAGCCTATCCAGATAA
- a CDS encoding glycosyltransferase family 2 protein, with product MEAPQQAVVSVIVPVYNAAAYLKECIESVLAQSLPTFELILIDDGSQDDSLAICQEYQQKDSRVKVFSQDNAGPGAARNKGIEVACAPWLCFVDSDDVIGPDYLRAFWEQGALAPTTLVIQGMQVMTEDLQTQLSVLKYPRETITMATAPQLIPQYRLLHAGHPVLKLFNTNLIHQYALCFDASISFHEDHLFVLSYMQHVDRIHLCPATEYLYRQSSGSLTHRLHPYTESERALKYLDKSFKDVSEHFTIKSTSYEREINAFLCSTLFRTIAYAYRGAVSNQEKLELLRRLAEYRKKVTSADIRRPLSLRVMRWIYLYLPKTLQHVIFSTFYYLR from the coding sequence ATGGAAGCGCCCCAGCAAGCTGTAGTCTCTGTTATCGTCCCCGTATATAATGCTGCGGCCTATCTTAAGGAATGCATAGAGAGCGTCCTAGCACAGAGTCTTCCTACCTTCGAGTTGATTCTTATCGATGATGGAAGCCAAGATGATTCACTCGCGATCTGCCAAGAATATCAGCAAAAGGATTCTCGAGTAAAGGTCTTCTCTCAGGACAATGCAGGTCCTGGAGCCGCACGCAATAAAGGGATAGAGGTGGCATGTGCTCCGTGGCTATGCTTTGTTGATTCGGACGATGTTATAGGCCCCGACTATCTTAGGGCTTTCTGGGAGCAAGGGGCACTTGCCCCAACCACGCTCGTAATACAAGGGATGCAAGTCATGACTGAAGACTTGCAAACTCAGCTCTCGGTTTTGAAATACCCTAGAGAGACGATCACGATGGCTACAGCTCCCCAGTTGATTCCTCAATATAGGCTACTACACGCAGGGCATCCGGTACTTAAGCTCTTCAATACGAACCTCATCCATCAGTATGCTCTCTGCTTTGACGCAAGCATATCTTTTCATGAGGATCATTTATTTGTACTGAGCTACATGCAACATGTGGATAGGATACACCTATGCCCAGCCACCGAGTACTTATATAGACAGAGCTCTGGAAGCCTAACTCATAGACTCCATCCCTATACTGAGTCTGAACGTGCCCTCAAGTATCTAGACAAGTCTTTCAAAGACGTTTCGGAGCATTTCACTATTAAAAGTACTTCATACGAACGAGAGATTAACGCCTTTCTTTGTAGCACTCTTTTTCGCACAATTGCCTATGCTTATAGAGGAGCGGTGAGTAATCAAGAGAAGCTAGAGCTGCTCCGAAGATTAGCCGAATACAGGAAGAAGGTGACCTCCGCAGACATACGAAGACCTCTCTCTCTCCGTGTCATGCGCTGGATTTACTTATATCTTCCTAAGACCTTACAACACGTAATATTCAGCACTTTTTACTACCTTCGCTAA
- a CDS encoding glycosyltransferase family 4 protein, translating to MRTGDLVSVVFASAGALVLSWVLLKKVLRIAYARKLYDQPNERSSHTLPVPRLGGLSFLPSILFGLTLAAFLSPLLTGEVPFEVNSEYLHLLLATLILYVTGIFDDLSGLKATLKAPIQMLAGILLVLKLPAAPLSGFEPLTQLPHLLQMALLVVAVMLVVNAFNLIDGLDGLAASFVVLSMGFYLLLFSCLGTGAHSCIVVFACAVIATLIPFLYYNVWGRSTSQTKLFMGDTGSLTLGAIVSFFWLQSLSLPGEVITRLDVAPLALGAAPLLLPMFDTARLFFLRIYRHRSPFSADRHHIHHYLLDQGYSQAKTRLIILLSAVLLGVLHLVLLTTTNVWATLILDYVAYLAFVGVVARRLQAAQR from the coding sequence ATGCGTACGGGAGATTTAGTAAGTGTCGTCTTTGCTAGCGCTGGCGCGCTAGTACTTTCTTGGGTTTTACTCAAGAAGGTGCTCCGTATTGCCTACGCGCGCAAGCTGTACGACCAACCGAACGAACGCAGCTCACACACGCTCCCCGTGCCTCGTCTCGGAGGCCTGAGCTTCCTCCCCAGCATTTTATTCGGTCTCACCCTAGCAGCTTTCCTCTCTCCCCTCCTCACAGGAGAGGTTCCCTTTGAGGTCAATTCGGAGTACCTACACCTGCTGCTAGCGACACTCATCCTCTACGTCACAGGGATCTTTGACGATCTATCGGGTCTAAAGGCGACCCTAAAGGCACCGATACAGATGCTCGCCGGCATCCTGCTGGTACTCAAGCTGCCCGCAGCTCCGCTTTCAGGCTTCGAGCCCCTCACACAGCTGCCGCATCTTCTGCAGATGGCGCTCCTCGTGGTAGCCGTGATGCTCGTCGTCAACGCCTTCAACCTCATCGATGGTCTGGATGGGCTCGCAGCGAGCTTCGTTGTCCTCTCGATGGGCTTCTACCTACTCCTCTTTAGCTGCCTAGGGACTGGAGCCCATAGCTGCATTGTAGTCTTTGCCTGCGCGGTGATCGCGACCCTTATACCCTTCCTATACTATAATGTATGGGGCAGGTCCACGAGCCAGACCAAGCTCTTCATGGGCGACACGGGCTCCCTGACGCTAGGCGCGATAGTCAGCTTCTTTTGGCTTCAGTCGCTGAGCCTGCCTGGCGAGGTCATCACGCGGCTAGACGTAGCCCCCCTGGCACTGGGTGCAGCACCGCTGCTACTCCCGATGTTCGACACGGCGCGCCTCTTCTTCCTGCGCATCTACAGGCACCGCAGCCCATTCTCTGCGGATCGCCATCATATACATCACTATCTGCTCGACCAGGGCTATTCGCAGGCCAAGACCCGCCTCATCATTCTGCTGAGCGCGGTACTCCTCGGGGTACTCCACCTAGTACTCCTCACGACTACGAACGTCTGGGCAACACTCATCCTAGACTACGTCGCCTACCTCGCCTTCGTCGGCGTCGTAGCCCGCAGGCTGCAGGCCGCCCAAAGATAG
- the wecC gene encoding UDP-N-acetyl-D-mannosamine dehydrogenase, with protein sequence MKACFLGLGYIGLPTAIIAAKHGVKVCGVDINPDVVAKTNAGELHIVEPGLQELLQEVVRTGQMHAQTSPEVSDAYFIVVPTPFKGDHEPDISYVEAATRAALPLLKEGDLFVIESTSPVGTTELMAELIFSQRPELKDKIYVAYCPERVLPGNVIHELVHNDRVIGGVNPESTAKAQSFYAQFVQGKLHPTNARTAEMCKLTENASRDAQIAFANELSLICDKAGINVWELIELANKHPRVNILQPGCGVGGHCIAVDPYFLTAAFPGESQMIALVRERNNYKPVWCAERIHSTALEFELKHGRKPVIALMGLAFKPDIDDLRESPAIHIVEQVQREHPEHQLLIVEPNVSSYKDYTLTDYREAYQRADIVAFLTAHAPFKTLTRDTNKIELDFCGIRK encoded by the coding sequence ATGAAAGCTTGTTTCCTCGGGCTAGGCTACATCGGCCTCCCCACTGCTATCATCGCAGCCAAGCATGGTGTTAAGGTCTGCGGTGTTGACATCAATCCCGACGTTGTCGCAAAGACCAACGCGGGGGAATTGCATATCGTAGAGCCTGGTCTACAGGAGCTTCTGCAGGAGGTCGTACGCACGGGACAGATGCATGCCCAGACAAGCCCTGAGGTTAGTGACGCGTACTTCATCGTCGTCCCCACCCCATTCAAGGGAGATCATGAGCCCGACATATCCTATGTAGAGGCTGCCACCCGCGCAGCACTCCCTCTCCTCAAGGAAGGAGACCTCTTTGTCATCGAGTCCACCTCTCCTGTAGGTACGACGGAGCTGATGGCTGAACTCATCTTCAGCCAACGCCCCGAACTCAAGGATAAGATTTACGTTGCTTATTGCCCCGAGCGTGTACTCCCAGGCAATGTGATCCACGAGTTGGTGCACAATGACCGTGTCATCGGAGGGGTCAATCCCGAGTCAACGGCTAAGGCACAGAGCTTCTATGCTCAGTTCGTCCAGGGCAAGCTGCACCCCACCAATGCCCGTACAGCAGAGATGTGCAAGCTGACGGAGAACGCTAGCCGCGATGCTCAGATCGCCTTCGCCAATGAGCTCTCGCTAATCTGCGACAAGGCTGGGATCAACGTATGGGAGCTCATTGAGCTAGCGAACAAGCACCCACGAGTCAACATCCTCCAGCCAGGCTGCGGCGTCGGTGGTCACTGCATCGCAGTAGACCCCTACTTCCTCACGGCTGCCTTCCCAGGTGAAAGCCAAATGATTGCGCTTGTACGTGAGCGCAATAACTACAAGCCAGTATGGTGCGCCGAGCGCATCCACAGCACGGCTCTAGAATTCGAGCTGAAGCATGGTCGCAAGCCTGTCATTGCACTGATGGGCCTCGCCTTCAAGCCCGACATCGACGACCTGCGTGAATCCCCAGCGATACACATCGTGGAGCAGGTACAGCGTGAACACCCCGAGCATCAGCTCCTCATCGTAGAGCCCAACGTCTCGAGCTACAAGGACTACACGCTCACGGACTATCGTGAGGCCTATCAGCGTGCCGACATCGTTGCCTTCCTGACAGCGCATGCACCTTTCAAGACCCTCACTCGCGACACCAACAAGATCGAGTTGGACTTCTGCGGAATAAGAAAGTAA
- a CDS encoding WecB/TagA/CpsF family glycosyltransferase: protein MSPILLNGVAVYPFRSTEELLDHTLQHPGILVAVNAEKILHATDETRAIINSGIGYCDGIGAVMALKRKGYPDVIKIAGCDLWLEIIARTYTSKSIYLVGAKPEVIKETVTKLQHEYPGLQIRGYRDGYIKKEDENALLQDIAAKKPDLVFVAMGSPRQEYLMQRMQQQHPEAIYQGLGGSFDVYTGHVERAPQWWIDHKLEFAYRLLKQPTRIKRQIHLIRFLFLLITNRI, encoded by the coding sequence ATCTCACCAATACTGCTTAACGGTGTAGCCGTCTACCCCTTCCGATCGACAGAAGAGCTACTTGACCACACTCTTCAGCATCCTGGAATCCTAGTCGCAGTCAATGCAGAGAAAATACTTCATGCAACAGACGAGACGCGTGCCATTATTAATTCTGGTATCGGTTACTGTGATGGGATCGGAGCCGTTATGGCTCTTAAACGTAAAGGGTATCCTGACGTCATTAAGATCGCGGGGTGCGATCTCTGGCTTGAGATCATCGCACGAACTTACACCTCCAAGAGCATCTACCTTGTAGGAGCAAAGCCAGAAGTAATCAAGGAAACAGTCACCAAGCTCCAGCACGAATACCCAGGCCTCCAGATTAGGGGCTACCGAGATGGCTACATTAAGAAAGAGGACGAGAATGCTCTTCTCCAAGACATTGCGGCGAAAAAACCAGACCTAGTCTTTGTGGCTATGGGCTCACCTCGACAAGAATACCTGATGCAACGCATGCAACAACAGCATCCGGAGGCAATCTATCAGGGTCTCGGAGGGAGCTTTGATGTCTATACGGGGCACGTCGAACGAGCCCCTCAATGGTGGATTGATCATAAACTAGAGTTTGCCTATCGCCTATTGAAACAGCCCACTCGCATCAAGCGGCAAATACACCTTATTCGCTTCCTTTTTTTACTCATTACCAATCGTATTTAA